The Thermostichus vulcanus str. 'Rupite' genome has a segment encoding these proteins:
- the kaiB gene encoding circadian clock protein KaiB — MSAEARKAYVLKLYVAGNTPNSLRALNTLQDILEKEFRGVYSLKVIDVLKNPQLAEEDKILATPTLAKILPPPVRKIIGDLSNREKVLIGLDLLYEELDEEA, encoded by the coding sequence ATGTCTGCCGAAGCTCGCAAAGCCTATGTTCTCAAGCTCTACGTGGCGGGCAACACCCCCAATTCCCTGCGTGCCCTCAATACCCTGCAAGACATTTTGGAAAAAGAGTTTCGCGGCGTGTACAGCCTCAAGGTGATCGATGTCTTGAAAAATCCGCAACTGGCAGAGGAAGATAAGATCTTGGCAACGCCAACTTTGGCCAAAATCCTGCCGCCGCCGGTACGAAAGATCATTGGCGACCTGTCAAACCGGGAGAAAGTGCTGATTGGCCTAGATCTGCTCTACGAAGAACTGGACGAAGAGGCTTGA
- the kaiC gene encoding circadian clock protein KaiC, with protein sequence MNQPFGPSEPQEPQAQDKAAEVSTAPPQPSRRMGLLEPRGIPKKPTGIEGFDDISHDGLPLGRTTLVSGTSGTGKTLFATQFLYNGIVQYQEPGIFVTFEETPADIIRNASSFGWDLQSLIDKGQLFILDASPDPEGYEVSGNFDLSALIERIQYAIRKYKAKRVSIDSVTAIFQQYDPAGIVRRELFRLTARLKQANVTTVMTTERTDEYGPIARFGVEEFVSDNVVVLRNILEGEKRRRTIEILKLRGTTHMKGEYPFTITNDGINIFPLGAMQLTQRSSNVRVSSGIEKLDEMCGGGFFKDSIILATGATGTGKTSLVSKFLERGCLDGERCILFAYEESRAQLSRNASSWGIDLEEFERQGLLKIICAYPESAGLEDHLQKIKTEMMAFKPSRIAIDSLSALARGVSQNAFRQFVIGVTGLAKQEEITGFFTNTTDQFMGSHSITESHISTITDTIILLQYVEIRGEMARALNVFKMRGSWHDKGIREYLISNAGIQIRDSFRGYERIISGSPTRINVDEKNELSRIVQNVQALDDDGF encoded by the coding sequence ATGAATCAGCCATTTGGGCCTTCTGAGCCACAAGAGCCGCAGGCGCAGGATAAAGCAGCGGAAGTCTCTACCGCTCCCCCTCAACCCAGCCGCCGCATGGGACTTTTGGAGCCGCGCGGGATCCCGAAAAAGCCCACTGGCATTGAAGGCTTCGACGACATCAGCCACGATGGCCTACCGTTGGGGCGAACCACCCTAGTCAGTGGCACCTCCGGCACTGGCAAAACCCTGTTTGCTACTCAATTTCTCTACAACGGCATTGTTCAGTACCAAGAGCCGGGCATCTTCGTCACCTTTGAGGAGACCCCCGCCGATATCATCCGCAATGCCTCCAGCTTTGGCTGGGATTTGCAATCGCTCATCGACAAAGGCCAACTGTTTATTCTCGACGCTTCCCCGGATCCGGAAGGCTATGAGGTCAGCGGCAATTTCGATCTCTCCGCTCTGATCGAGCGCATTCAGTACGCCATTCGTAAGTACAAAGCCAAACGGGTCTCCATCGACTCAGTGACTGCTATCTTTCAGCAATACGACCCTGCCGGCATCGTGCGACGGGAGCTGTTTCGCCTCACCGCTCGCCTCAAGCAGGCCAATGTCACCACTGTCATGACCACTGAACGCACCGATGAGTACGGCCCGATTGCTCGCTTTGGGGTGGAAGAATTTGTCTCCGACAACGTTGTGGTCTTGCGCAACATCTTGGAAGGAGAAAAACGACGGCGCACCATCGAAATCTTGAAGCTGCGGGGCACCACCCACATGAAGGGAGAATATCCCTTCACCATCACCAACGATGGCATCAATATCTTCCCGTTGGGGGCAATGCAACTGACGCAGCGCTCCTCGAATGTCCGAGTGTCCTCCGGCATCGAAAAGCTGGACGAAATGTGCGGCGGCGGGTTCTTCAAGGACTCGATCATCCTGGCCACAGGTGCCACCGGTACCGGCAAAACCTCACTAGTGAGCAAGTTCCTGGAACGAGGCTGTCTGGATGGGGAGCGGTGCATTCTTTTTGCCTACGAAGAATCGCGGGCCCAGCTTTCCCGCAATGCCTCCTCTTGGGGTATCGACCTAGAAGAGTTCGAGCGGCAGGGCCTCCTAAAGATCATCTGCGCCTATCCCGAGTCCGCGGGCTTGGAAGATCACCTCCAGAAGATCAAAACCGAGATGATGGCCTTCAAGCCCTCTCGCATTGCCATCGACTCCCTTTCGGCACTAGCGCGGGGGGTGAGCCAGAATGCCTTTCGTCAGTTTGTGATTGGGGTCACCGGCCTGGCCAAACAGGAGGAGATCACCGGCTTTTTCACCAATACCACCGACCAATTCATGGGATCCCATTCCATCACTGAATCCCACATCTCCACCATCACCGACACGATTATTTTGCTGCAATACGTCGAGATCCGCGGCGAGATGGCCCGTGCCCTCAATGTTTTCAAAATGCGTGGCTCCTGGCACGACAAAGGCATCCGCGAGTACTTGATCTCCAATGCCGGCATCCAAATCCGTGACTCCTTCCGGGGCTATGAGCGCATCATCAGCGGATCCCCGACCCGCATCAATGTCGATGAGAAAAACGAGCTCTCCCGCATTGTGCAAAATGTGCAAGCCCTCGATGACGATGGATTTTGA
- a CDS encoding arsenic resistance protein yields the protein MEKAQPLFVMLSVLGGLALTGWSNSEKILGSFIQPLLALLLYLTFLGIPIQKFKQMYYASQVVWASLFINFLWTPALAWGLGALFLSDQPDLWVGLILLMVTSCTDWYLVFTGIAGGDVVLATALLPLNWILQILLLPVYLLFLAGDLVELNPENLLTGLLWILFLPFFRFNVRGVSLFNLYHFGSQFSTLSGDCCFCFY from the coding sequence ATGGAAAAAGCCCAACCTTTGTTTGTCATGTTGTCGGTTTTGGGGGGTCTGGCGCTCACAGGGTGGTCGAATTCTGAAAAGATTCTGGGGAGCTTTATTCAACCGCTGCTAGCTTTGCTGCTCTATCTGACTTTCCTGGGAATTCCGATTCAGAAATTCAAGCAAATGTATTATGCCTCCCAAGTGGTGTGGGCAAGTTTGTTCATCAACTTTCTCTGGACCCCAGCTTTGGCTTGGGGACTGGGGGCTCTTTTTTTGTCGGATCAGCCGGATTTGTGGGTTGGCCTGATCCTGCTGATGGTAACCTCTTGCACAGACTGGTATCTGGTGTTTACAGGGATAGCAGGTGGGGATGTGGTACTGGCCACCGCCCTGTTGCCCCTCAACTGGATTCTGCAAATCCTACTTTTGCCAGTTTATCTGTTATTTTTAGCAGGAGATCTGGTTGAGTTAAATCCTGAAAATCTACTGACTGGATTGCTGTGGATTCTTTTTTTGCCGTTTTTTAGATTTAACGTACGAGGAGTTAGCCTGTTTAACCTGTACCACTTTGGCTCGCAATTCTCCACTCTCTCTGGCGATTGCTGCTTCTGCTTTTACTGA
- a CDS encoding alpha/beta hydrolase-fold protein — translation MSYSRQYLRFPSRILGREMEMLHFGHQGYPLICLPTSNGRFFDLEDRGIIASLSHHLEQGYLQAFCVETLDWETFFNRKLELPQRRDQWLLLEQHWVEELIPYVRDEAQNDFLVVAGFSLGATHAVNLTCRHPGLVRRCLALGGPYDVAALGSITGWDPKQAEQELYFINPLAYMSNMSRQLWDQLGGRNTDLKLLTAHHDHCLSDNLRLSEVLNRNGIPHQLEVWEGDHDWPTWQAQIRAFA, via the coding sequence ATGTCCTATTCCCGTCAGTACTTGCGCTTCCCCTCTCGGATTTTGGGCCGGGAGATGGAGATGCTCCACTTCGGGCATCAGGGTTACCCACTGATCTGTCTGCCCACCAGCAATGGCCGCTTCTTCGACCTAGAAGATCGAGGCATTATTGCCAGCCTTAGCCATCATCTGGAGCAGGGCTATCTGCAAGCCTTTTGTGTAGAAACCCTAGACTGGGAAACCTTTTTCAACCGTAAACTGGAATTGCCACAACGGCGGGATCAATGGTTGTTGCTGGAGCAACACTGGGTGGAGGAGCTGATCCCCTATGTCAGGGACGAAGCCCAAAACGATTTTTTGGTGGTAGCCGGGTTTTCGCTAGGTGCAACCCATGCGGTCAATCTCACCTGTCGGCATCCGGGGTTGGTCCGCCGTTGTCTGGCTTTGGGTGGGCCTTACGATGTAGCAGCGCTGGGATCCATTACCGGCTGGGATCCCAAACAGGCGGAACAGGAGCTGTATTTTATCAACCCGCTCGCTTACATGTCCAACATGAGCCGGCAACTGTGGGATCAATTGGGGGGGCGCAATACGGATCTCAAGTTGTTAACGGCGCACCATGACCACTGCCTTAGCGATAATCTGCGTCTGTCAGAAGTTCTCAACCGCAACGGCATCCCCCATCAACTGGAAGTCTGGGAAGGGGATCACGACTGGCCCACGTGGCAAGCGCAAATCCGTGCCTTCGCGTAG
- a CDS encoding LON peptidase substrate-binding domain-containing protein, which yields MPSSSLDVRELPLFPLPEVVLFPGRPLPLHIFEPRYRMMINTVLETDRRFGVLMFDPQKGSPVRVGCCAEVLQVQRLPDDRMDILTLGQQRFRLLDYVREKPFRVGLVEWIEDEPTTSDLQGLVRQVSTLLEDVVRLSGKLMERDTELPDQLPTTPTELSYWIAGHFHGAPQEQQALLEMLSTESRLQREEEILESTRKHLAARTALKDLFTEIS from the coding sequence ATGCCTTCCTCTTCACTGGATGTTCGTGAGCTGCCGTTGTTTCCGCTACCAGAGGTGGTGCTGTTTCCAGGCCGCCCTCTGCCATTGCACATTTTTGAGCCCCGTTACCGCATGATGATTAACACCGTCTTGGAGACGGATCGGCGCTTTGGGGTGCTGATGTTTGATCCTCAGAAGGGATCCCCGGTGCGGGTGGGCTGTTGTGCCGAAGTGTTGCAGGTACAACGGTTGCCGGATGACCGCATGGATATTCTGACCCTTGGACAGCAGCGCTTCCGCCTTCTGGACTATGTACGGGAAAAACCCTTCCGGGTGGGGTTGGTGGAGTGGATCGAGGATGAGCCGACGACTTCTGATTTACAAGGCTTGGTGCGGCAAGTCTCCACTCTACTAGAAGATGTGGTACGCCTCTCGGGCAAGCTGATGGAACGGGATACCGAACTGCCGGATCAACTGCCCACCACCCCAACGGAGTTGTCCTATTGGATTGCTGGTCACTTTCATGGTGCTCCTCAAGAGCAACAGGCTCTACTAGAAATGCTCAGTACCGAGAGCCGCCTGCAACGGGAAGAAGAAATTCTTGAGTCCACCCGTAAGCACCTGGCCGCTCGCACCGCCCTCAAGGATCTGTTCACAGAAATTTCCTGA
- a CDS encoding circadian clock protein KaiA, whose amino-acid sequence MTPPSTQPLRICLLQAWDPPDGEPLACESLLPPERFASESFREPDLFLEHLHQQNGGIDCLVLLVDPSRLDQLEHIGNQLCEWGLLLPTVLALVFQPSEPEPGPEEAIRVPDPARTTQAPSTSSQTASANALLKREQFFYHNATLVRSLAPRDLLVHTHRSGISPLELLIERAIALFLQVSPTCGLPQGQVRPKGQAYLTYSNQQQQRLAEKLRERLGYAGVYYHRDPELFYRRLSEPERRALMQRLRGLYQTIVLEYFQSPETANARIDELVALAFFADIGAAQLLELHMGLMEDFAKQLKLEGRSEEILLDYRITLIDVMAHLSEMYRRSIPKPAPRDP is encoded by the coding sequence TTGACCCCCCCCAGTACACAGCCACTGCGTATTTGCCTGCTGCAAGCCTGGGATCCACCTGATGGGGAGCCGCTGGCTTGTGAATCCCTCCTGCCCCCTGAACGCTTTGCCAGCGAAAGTTTCCGCGAACCCGATCTCTTCCTAGAACATCTGCACCAGCAAAATGGCGGCATCGACTGCCTGGTCTTGCTGGTGGATCCGAGCCGACTGGATCAGCTGGAGCATATCGGCAATCAACTGTGTGAATGGGGACTCCTGTTGCCCACTGTTTTGGCGCTGGTTTTTCAACCCTCAGAACCTGAGCCTGGCCCAGAAGAAGCAATCCGTGTCCCGGATCCTGCGCGAACCACCCAAGCGCCATCTACCTCCTCTCAGACTGCCAGCGCTAATGCCCTCCTCAAACGGGAGCAATTTTTTTACCACAACGCCACCTTGGTGCGTTCCCTAGCGCCGCGAGATCTGCTGGTTCATACCCACCGCAGCGGGATCTCTCCTCTAGAACTGTTGATCGAGCGGGCCATCGCCTTGTTTCTCCAGGTTTCCCCCACCTGCGGTCTGCCGCAGGGGCAAGTGCGTCCGAAGGGGCAAGCCTACCTGACCTATAGCAACCAGCAACAGCAGCGGCTGGCAGAAAAGCTTCGGGAACGGCTGGGCTATGCCGGAGTGTATTATCATCGTGACCCGGAGCTGTTTTATCGACGCCTTTCTGAGCCGGAGCGACGGGCCTTAATGCAAAGGCTGCGGGGTCTGTACCAAACCATCGTCCTGGAATACTTCCAGTCTCCGGAAACCGCCAATGCCCGCATCGATGAACTGGTGGCCCTGGCCTTTTTTGCCGATATTGGCGCTGCCCAACTGTTGGAGTTACACATGGGCTTAATGGAGGATTTTGCCAAACAACTGAAATTGGAGGGCCGCAGTGAGGAGATCCTGCTGGACTATCGCATTACCCTGATCGATGTGATGGCCCACCTGAGCGAAATGTACCGCCGCTCCATTCCCAAACCCGCGCCGAGGGATCCCTGA
- a CDS encoding Uma2 family endonuclease produces the protein MATYATPEMASTERSPLLGEERVVLNDISWQTFERLLTEAGEGRNTRFHYWQGRLEIMSPLAPHEGSNRFLESLIVVIAEEWNLNLRQLGSWTMRRSDLQMGAEPDSCYYIQHEPLIRHKEEIDLAVDPPPDLVLEIDITHPSKRRLPIYAKLGVPEVWTYNGRTVQYFQRQDDTYLPIAQSLSFPSLPASILQEFLEKRYGIGEIEAIRQFREWARQQIR, from the coding sequence ATGGCTACCTATGCCACTCCCGAGATGGCATCTACGGAACGCTCCCCGCTTCTTGGAGAAGAACGTGTTGTCCTCAATGACATCAGTTGGCAGACATTTGAGCGATTGCTGACAGAAGCAGGGGAAGGGCGAAATACCCGTTTCCACTACTGGCAAGGGAGGTTAGAAATCATGTCTCCCCTTGCTCCTCACGAAGGCAGCAATCGCTTCCTGGAAAGTTTGATCGTGGTTATTGCCGAAGAGTGGAACCTGAATTTGCGCCAACTCGGCTCCTGGACGATGCGGCGATCTGATTTGCAGATGGGGGCAGAGCCTGACTCTTGCTACTACATTCAACATGAGCCGCTCATCCGCCACAAAGAGGAAATTGACTTGGCTGTTGATCCGCCCCCAGACCTGGTGTTGGAAATCGACATCACCCATCCCTCCAAGCGACGCCTCCCCATTTACGCCAAGCTGGGGGTTCCAGAGGTGTGGACTTACAACGGACGCACTGTGCAATATTTCCAACGTCAAGATGACACCTACCTCCCTATTGCCCAAAGCCTGAGTTTCCCCAGTTTGCCAGCGTCTATCCTTCAGGAATTTCTGGAGAAGCGCTACGGTATTGGGGAAATAGAAGCGATTCGACAGTTTCGGGAGTGGGCTCGTCAACAGATTCGTTAA
- a CDS encoding ATP-grasp domain-containing protein, which translates to MTEDYWIGSLHFSEPFGDETVERLNALPPIAAVNGQTYKIRAEHVTIHEVDLDYRTKYRLILDRFSYLYPQAIGLFMGFAFQGVYIINNPFSFYYYLRNKDAAYMVVKDLGISIPKTYILPPKEAPALQGDDFKYHKFFDWQGMIEELGWPIVIKPAEGREAIGVELAYNLDQLLYLYNHSGSQVMMLQEKVKTPYPWQIRALCIGRKIIPIKYIFRKLDASEYIFDPEFLTPELGRKVIDTCRIINRVLGYEMNSVEMFIDEQGELQAIDFNNPVPDGRLKALGEIFYNDYQQALCDLVVEIVREQRSFDFLPPDINTFAHIARRSDLSREQKFQAALELANRYYEPRDPD; encoded by the coding sequence ATGACGGAAGACTACTGGATTGGCAGTTTGCACTTTAGCGAGCCCTTTGGGGATGAAACCGTGGAGCGGCTCAATGCTCTCCCGCCCATCGCTGCTGTCAATGGCCAAACCTATAAGATCCGAGCCGAACATGTCACCATTCACGAGGTTGATCTGGATTACCGCACCAAATATCGCCTGATCTTGGATCGCTTTAGCTATCTATACCCACAGGCAATTGGCTTGTTTATGGGCTTTGCTTTTCAAGGCGTTTATATCATCAATAATCCCTTCAGTTTCTATTATTATCTGCGGAACAAAGATGCTGCCTATATGGTAGTTAAAGACTTGGGTATCTCCATTCCAAAAACCTATATCTTGCCCCCGAAAGAAGCCCCCGCTCTCCAAGGAGACGATTTTAAGTACCACAAATTTTTCGATTGGCAAGGAATGATTGAAGAACTGGGCTGGCCCATTGTCATCAAACCTGCGGAAGGACGGGAGGCGATTGGGGTAGAACTGGCCTATAACCTCGATCAACTGCTGTATTTGTACAACCATTCGGGATCTCAGGTGATGATGCTACAGGAGAAGGTGAAAACTCCCTACCCTTGGCAAATCAGAGCTTTGTGTATTGGTCGTAAAATCATCCCGATCAAGTATATCTTTCGCAAGCTAGATGCCAGTGAATATATTTTTGATCCCGAGTTTCTAACCCCGGAGTTAGGAAGAAAAGTGATTGATACCTGTCGGATTATCAATCGGGTTTTGGGCTATGAGATGAACTCTGTAGAGATGTTTATCGATGAACAGGGAGAACTCCAAGCCATTGATTTTAATAATCCTGTGCCCGATGGCCGTCTGAAAGCCTTGGGAGAAATTTTTTACAATGATTATCAGCAGGCCCTTTGTGACTTGGTAGTCGAGATTGTACGGGAACAGCGCTCTTTCGACTTTCTGCCCCCGGACATCAATACCTTCGCTCATATTGCCCGTCGTTCTGATCTCAGCCGTGAGCAAAAGTTTCAGGCAGCCCTAGAGCTAGCCAACCGCTACTACGAGCCTCGGGATCCCGACTAG
- a CDS encoding GNAT family N-acetyltransferase, with the protein MSTRLKLRWCHDIREIPAASWKALETERTSPFLEYEWLHSLESSGSASRKTGWMPCHLLVESEGQLIAAAPLYLKSHSQGEFVFDQEWASVASQLGERYYPKLIGMAPFTPATGYRILVHPEHSEAELWPLMLMAIDHFCQENDISVFSLLYVDLDWRSQLEADGFIPRITHNYQWHNPGYSSYEDFLSQFNANQRRNIKRERAAMEKSGLQLNIYTGDNISPRLLSLMYDFYSNTCAQFWNWSKYLNRRFFESLHSHYRDRVVLVAGERAGDVVGMSFCIRKGERLFGRYWGCREEVKFLHFNVCYYEPIALAIQEGIRNFDPGAGGSHKIRRGFPATPVYSYHRFYHPRLQQVLIPYLNRVNPLMLAELENVNQNEVPFREDILPSLSTLTNR; encoded by the coding sequence ATGTCAACCCGTTTGAAGTTGCGTTGGTGCCACGATATCCGCGAGATCCCAGCAGCCAGCTGGAAAGCGCTGGAAACGGAGCGCACCTCTCCCTTTTTGGAATACGAATGGCTGCACAGTTTAGAAAGCTCAGGATCTGCCAGCCGGAAAACCGGGTGGATGCCCTGCCATCTCTTGGTGGAATCGGAAGGCCAGTTGATTGCTGCTGCTCCGCTGTATTTGAAAAGCCACAGCCAGGGGGAATTTGTTTTTGACCAAGAATGGGCTTCAGTCGCCAGCCAACTGGGGGAACGTTATTACCCAAAACTGATCGGCATGGCCCCGTTTACTCCGGCCACCGGCTATCGCATTCTCGTTCATCCCGAGCATTCGGAAGCAGAACTGTGGCCGCTAATGTTAATGGCGATTGATCACTTTTGCCAAGAGAATGATATTTCCGTTTTCAGTTTACTTTATGTGGATCTGGACTGGCGGTCACAACTGGAAGCGGATGGATTTATTCCCCGCATTACCCATAACTACCAATGGCACAATCCTGGCTATAGCTCTTACGAAGACTTTTTGAGTCAATTTAATGCCAATCAAAGACGGAATATCAAACGAGAACGAGCAGCCATGGAGAAAAGTGGCCTTCAACTGAATATTTATACTGGAGATAACATCTCGCCACGGCTTCTCTCACTGATGTATGACTTTTACAGCAATACCTGCGCCCAGTTTTGGAATTGGAGCAAATATCTTAACCGTCGTTTTTTTGAATCTTTACACTCCCACTATCGGGATCGCGTGGTTTTGGTAGCAGGAGAACGGGCAGGTGATGTGGTGGGGATGTCCTTCTGTATACGCAAGGGGGAGCGGTTGTTTGGACGCTACTGGGGCTGTCGGGAAGAAGTTAAGTTCCTACATTTTAATGTTTGCTATTATGAGCCGATTGCACTTGCGATTCAAGAAGGGATCCGTAATTTCGATCCTGGTGCTGGGGGATCCCATAAAATTCGGCGCGGATTTCCCGCTACACCTGTCTACAGCTACCATCGTTTCTATCACCCACGACTACAACAAGTGTTGATACCCTACCTGAATCGAGTCAATCCTCTCATGTTGGCTGAGCTGGAAAACGTTAATCAAAATGAGGTCCCCTTTCGAGAGGATATCCTGCCTTCTTTATCTACCCTGACCAATCGTTAG
- the pgsA gene encoding CDP-diacylglycerol--glycerol-3-phosphate 3-phosphatidyltransferase, with the protein MNSGEANVESGILGQRPKLAWVNLPTAITLLRLAGIPFILLGLSWGSPAGEGLAFWAFLLAAATDWLDGYLARRYGLVTEVGKFLDPLVDKLLVLAPLLSLLELGRIPAWGVFLIVGRELAIAGWRVNQTQIRGANLWGKAKTVTQILAIALLILGWPVGIPCFWLAVVLTLLSGLMYLRNDPAELEPDPRSRLDKESTSA; encoded by the coding sequence ATGAATTCAGGCGAAGCCAACGTGGAGAGCGGTATTCTCGGCCAGAGACCTAAGCTGGCCTGGGTAAACCTACCCACCGCCATTACCCTGCTGCGCTTGGCCGGGATCCCGTTTATTTTGCTGGGGTTAAGTTGGGGATCCCCAGCAGGAGAAGGCTTGGCCTTTTGGGCTTTTCTGCTAGCGGCGGCCACCGATTGGTTGGATGGATACTTGGCGCGGCGCTATGGGTTGGTGACGGAGGTGGGCAAGTTTCTGGATCCCTTGGTGGATAAGCTGCTGGTGCTGGCGCCACTGCTCAGTTTGCTGGAGTTGGGGCGGATCCCGGCCTGGGGGGTGTTTTTGATTGTGGGACGAGAACTGGCCATTGCCGGTTGGCGGGTCAATCAAACCCAGATTCGTGGGGCCAACCTCTGGGGCAAGGCAAAGACGGTAACCCAAATTCTGGCGATTGCTCTGTTGATCTTAGGATGGCCGGTAGGGATCCCCTGTTTTTGGCTGGCGGTGGTTCTGACCTTACTCTCGGGGTTGATGTATCTGCGCAACGACCCTGCTGAGCTAGAGCCGGATCCCAGATCCAGACTGGATAAGGAGAGCACCTCTGCGTAA
- the ruvC gene encoding crossover junction endodeoxyribonuclease RuvC: MILGLDPGLGTMGFGCILAGSTGLKPVDYGVISTSSQQSMPERLQTLHDDLDQLLRQLRPQQVGLEKLFFYKMGNTIAVAQARGVILLVLAQHQLLPIEFTPAQVKQSLTGYGRADKHAVQTAVARELNLPSLPRPDDAADALAIALTVWHHRATHGPEGHRPIS; encoded by the coding sequence TTGATCCTAGGTCTTGATCCGGGTCTGGGCACCATGGGTTTTGGCTGCATTCTGGCGGGATCCACGGGCTTAAAACCGGTCGATTACGGCGTGATCAGCACCTCTAGCCAACAATCGATGCCAGAACGCCTACAAACGTTGCACGATGATCTGGATCAACTGCTGCGCCAACTGCGCCCCCAACAGGTGGGGCTCGAAAAACTTTTCTTCTACAAAATGGGCAACACCATTGCCGTGGCTCAGGCCCGTGGGGTGATTTTGCTGGTCTTGGCGCAGCATCAACTGCTGCCAATAGAGTTTACGCCCGCGCAAGTGAAACAAAGCCTCACCGGGTATGGACGTGCCGACAAACATGCTGTCCAAACTGCGGTGGCCCGGGAACTGAACTTGCCGAGCTTGCCCCGCCCGGATGACGCTGCCGATGCCCTGGCCATTGCCCTCACCGTTTGGCACCATCGTGCTACGCACGGCCCGGAGGGCCATCGCCCCATATCATAG
- a CDS encoding nucleoside hydrolase produces the protein MVRPLIIDCDPGQDDAVALLLALASPELQLLGITTVAGNVSVQQTSSNARRICELAGHPQVGVYAGCPRPLLRPLETAEQVHGKTGIDGADLPEPKMPLGSIHAVQYLIDTLMAAPAPITLALLGPMTNLAVALVQQPQIVDHIEALVFMGGSAFEGNVTPAAEFNILTDPHAAQVVLSAGIRRVVMLGLNVTHQVISTPERIERIRALGTKVGQTVAAMLTFYGKFDIERYGLPGGPLHDPCVIAYLLEPHLFQTQPCYVEVETASPLNLGRTVVDRWGASGQPANAQVAFGVNAQGFYDLLTERLGRYQ, from the coding sequence ATGGTGCGTCCCCTGATCATCGATTGTGACCCGGGACAGGATGATGCGGTGGCCCTGTTGTTGGCTTTGGCCTCGCCGGAGTTGCAGCTGCTGGGGATCACCACAGTGGCGGGGAATGTTTCGGTGCAGCAAACCAGTAGCAATGCGCGGCGCATCTGTGAGTTGGCTGGTCATCCGCAAGTGGGGGTCTATGCCGGCTGCCCGCGTCCATTGCTGCGTCCTCTGGAAACCGCCGAACAGGTGCATGGCAAAACCGGGATTGATGGAGCGGATCTGCCGGAGCCGAAAATGCCACTGGGATCCATCCACGCTGTTCAGTATCTCATCGACACCCTAATGGCCGCTCCGGCGCCGATTACCTTGGCGTTGCTCGGCCCGATGACCAACTTGGCGGTGGCTTTGGTGCAGCAGCCGCAGATTGTCGATCACATTGAGGCACTGGTGTTCATGGGCGGATCCGCTTTTGAGGGCAATGTTACCCCGGCAGCCGAGTTCAACATCCTCACGGATCCCCATGCGGCACAGGTGGTGCTCAGTGCTGGGATCCGGCGAGTGGTAATGTTGGGATTGAATGTGACCCACCAGGTGATCAGTACTCCAGAGCGGATTGAGCGGATTCGCGCCTTGGGTACAAAAGTAGGGCAGACAGTGGCTGCTATGCTGACCTTTTATGGCAAGTTCGATATCGAGCGCTATGGATTGCCCGGTGGGCCGTTGCATGACCCCTGTGTGATTGCCTATTTGCTAGAACCACACCTGTTCCAGACCCAGCCCTGTTATGTGGAAGTGGAAACTGCCAGCCCCCTCAACTTGGGCCGCACAGTGGTGGATCGCTGGGGAGCCAGTGGCCAGCCGGCCAATGCCCAGGTGGCCTTTGGGGTAAATGCCCAGGGCTTTTACGATCTGCTCACCGAGCGATTGGGCCGTTATCAATGA